The proteins below come from a single Terriglobales bacterium genomic window:
- the infB gene encoding translation initiation factor IF-2, with protein MKIRINDLARELEVKSKAILDVLEDVGVTEKKTHSSSLEADEAEKVRKHFAKSSAPAKESKSAHKATADELKPKFDLSKISKPGDVLKAIQSKAAPAAPAKPAAAKPAAPAATKPAATPPPAAPPPAIKSVTPPPAATVVPASQATPKPPAAPPGQTIAPPPTPSPVTQVPPAQAPVQVTPPTQPPQQAAPPQAPPTPPSPQRRVITPQTGPRPVYLAPATPRPGMPGGAPPRPGQPIGPRPGMQGRPAPGRPVPGQPIFQRPRPGAPGARPPLKPGERRLHPTRTSPTGVRPIGVGPGAPMGPPTGRPAGRPGGPARRPGQRYVPRGVKEGPMKGFVPPPRLSLSTEPLPITRTIDITEGISVKDLAEKLEIRGKDLITRLLAKGVFATINQTLEANLATEMARQFGADTRVSTFEEQAAKEAVESGAEEIVGEGGGAARPPIVTIMGHVDHGKTTLLDSIRLANVAEGEAGGITQHIGAYKVRVTEQGSPAFGREITFIDTPGHEAFTRMRARGAKVTDIVVLVVAADDGVMPQTLEAIDHAQAAKVPLIVAVNKIDKPDAMPERVKKQLADRGLMPEDWGGTTVFVDVSAKQKKNLNLLLEMICLVADVQGLKAAPDRPANGTVLEAKLDRGRGAVATVLIQNGTLRAGDQFVVGNTFGKVRAMFDDRGNTVEEAPPATPVEVLGLEGLPQAGDQLVVVADRDKAKGIAGYREQKAREATLAKSSRVSLEGLAEQIKTAGVKELPIILKGDVQGSVEVLSDTLNKLSTDKVKIKVLHTGVGAITETDVLLASASNAIIIGFSVRPERKAHELAEQEGVDIRLHSIIYELQDEIKKAMTGLLEPVVKETYMGRAEVKETFRIPKVGTVAGCQVSDGTIKQNNEVRLLRDNVVVYKGKIGSLRRFKDDVSEVRNGMECGISIANYGDIKKGDVIEAFVTERVAAELTA; from the coding sequence ATGAAGATCCGGATCAATGACCTGGCAAGAGAGCTGGAAGTAAAGAGCAAGGCGATCCTCGACGTTCTGGAAGACGTAGGGGTGACCGAGAAGAAGACGCATTCGAGCTCTCTGGAAGCCGACGAAGCGGAGAAGGTGCGGAAGCACTTTGCGAAGTCGTCGGCGCCGGCCAAGGAATCGAAGTCGGCGCACAAAGCGACGGCCGACGAGCTGAAGCCGAAGTTCGACCTCTCGAAGATCTCCAAGCCGGGAGACGTCCTCAAGGCCATCCAGTCGAAGGCGGCACCGGCGGCGCCGGCGAAGCCTGCCGCGGCGAAGCCCGCGGCGCCGGCGGCGACCAAGCCGGCGGCGACCCCGCCGCCCGCGGCGCCACCGCCGGCGATCAAGAGCGTGACGCCGCCGCCGGCCGCGACGGTGGTGCCGGCATCGCAAGCGACCCCGAAGCCTCCGGCGGCTCCGCCGGGGCAGACGATCGCGCCGCCGCCGACGCCGAGTCCGGTCACACAAGTGCCGCCGGCGCAAGCGCCGGTGCAAGTCACACCTCCGACGCAGCCGCCGCAGCAAGCGGCGCCGCCGCAGGCGCCGCCGACTCCGCCAAGCCCGCAGCGGCGCGTGATCACGCCGCAGACAGGGCCGCGCCCGGTGTACCTGGCGCCGGCGACGCCGCGTCCGGGAATGCCGGGCGGGGCGCCGCCGCGCCCGGGGCAGCCCATCGGGCCGCGTCCGGGAATGCAGGGCCGTCCAGCGCCGGGACGCCCGGTGCCGGGCCAGCCGATCTTCCAGCGGCCGCGTCCAGGAGCGCCGGGAGCGCGGCCGCCGCTGAAGCCGGGCGAACGCAGACTGCATCCGACGCGCACCTCTCCGACGGGCGTGCGGCCGATCGGGGTGGGACCGGGCGCGCCGATGGGCCCGCCTACGGGCCGGCCGGCAGGACGTCCGGGTGGTCCGGCGCGGCGGCCGGGGCAGCGCTACGTGCCGCGCGGCGTGAAGGAAGGCCCGATGAAGGGCTTCGTGCCGCCGCCACGGCTCTCGCTCTCGACCGAGCCGCTGCCGATCACGCGCACGATCGACATCACGGAAGGCATCAGCGTGAAGGACCTGGCGGAGAAGCTCGAGATCCGCGGGAAGGACCTGATCACGCGGCTGCTGGCGAAGGGCGTGTTCGCGACCATCAACCAGACGCTGGAAGCGAACCTGGCGACGGAGATGGCGCGGCAGTTCGGCGCCGACACGCGCGTCAGCACGTTCGAAGAGCAGGCCGCGAAGGAAGCGGTGGAGTCGGGCGCGGAAGAGATCGTGGGCGAAGGGGGCGGGGCGGCGCGTCCGCCGATCGTGACCATCATGGGCCACGTGGACCACGGCAAGACGACGCTGCTGGATTCGATCCGGCTGGCGAACGTGGCGGAGGGCGAGGCGGGCGGAATCACGCAGCACATCGGGGCGTACAAGGTGCGGGTGACGGAGCAGGGGTCGCCGGCGTTCGGGCGGGAGATCACGTTCATCGACACGCCGGGCCACGAGGCGTTCACGCGCATGCGCGCGCGGGGCGCGAAGGTGACGGACATCGTGGTGCTGGTGGTGGCGGCGGATGACGGCGTGATGCCGCAGACGCTGGAGGCGATCGACCACGCGCAGGCGGCGAAGGTGCCGCTGATCGTGGCGGTCAACAAGATCGACAAGCCGGACGCGATGCCGGAGCGGGTGAAGAAGCAGCTGGCGGACCGCGGGTTGATGCCGGAAGACTGGGGCGGCACGACGGTGTTCGTGGACGTATCGGCGAAGCAGAAGAAGAACCTGAACCTGCTGCTGGAGATGATCTGCCTGGTGGCGGACGTGCAGGGGTTGAAGGCGGCGCCGGATCGTCCGGCGAACGGCACGGTGCTGGAGGCGAAGCTGGACCGTGGGCGGGGAGCGGTGGCGACGGTGCTGATCCAGAACGGGACGCTGCGGGCGGGCGACCAGTTCGTGGTCGGCAACACGTTCGGCAAGGTGCGCGCGATGTTCGACGACCGCGGCAACACGGTGGAAGAAGCGCCGCCGGCGACGCCGGTCGAGGTGCTGGGACTGGAAGGGCTGCCGCAGGCGGGCGACCAACTGGTGGTGGTGGCGGACCGCGACAAGGCGAAGGGCATCGCGGGGTACCGGGAGCAGAAAGCGCGCGAGGCGACGCTGGCGAAGTCGAGCCGCGTGTCGCTGGAAGGCCTGGCGGAGCAGATCAAGACGGCGGGCGTGAAAGAGCTGCCCATCATCCTGAAGGGCGACGTGCAGGGGTCGGTGGAAGTGCTGAGCGACACGCTGAACAAGCTGTCGACGGACAAAGTGAAGATCAAGGTGCTGCACACGGGTGTGGGCGCGATCACGGAGACGGACGTGCTGCTGGCGTCGGCGTCGAACGCGATCATCATCGGGTTCAGCGTGCGGCCGGAGCGCAAGGCGCACGAACTGGCGGAGCAGGAAGGCGTCGACATCCGGCTGCACTCGATCATTTACGAGCTGCAGGACGAGATCAAGAAGGCGATGACCGGACTGCTGGAACCGGTGGTCAAGGAAACCTACATGGGGCGCGCCGAGGTGAAGGAGACGTTCCGCATCCCGAAGGTGGGGACGGTAGCGGGCTGCCAGGTTTCGGACGGCACGATCAAACAGAACAACGAGGTGCGGCTGCTGCGCGACAACGTGGTCGTCTACAAGGGCAAGATCGGGTCGCTGCGGCGCTTCAAGGACGACGTGAGCGAGGTGCGCAACGGCATGGAGTGCGGCATCTCGATCGCGAACTACGGCGACATCAAGAAGGGCGACGTGATCGAGGCGTTCGTCACGGAACGGGTGGCGGCGGAGCTGACGGCGTAA
- the rbfA gene encoding 30S ribosome-binding factor RbfA, protein MSDRAQEHHKQRIEDAVREEITALLEGGLADPRIGLVTVNVVQLMKGKTAHVYVSVLGSDEEAEQTMEALRSAKGYVRHELAERLQMHKPPDLVFHLDRSDQIQKKIEAVRAREQKKQGGGR, encoded by the coding sequence ATGTCCGACCGAGCGCAAGAACATCACAAGCAGCGCATCGAGGACGCCGTGCGCGAGGAGATCACCGCGCTGCTCGAGGGCGGGCTGGCGGACCCGCGCATCGGGCTGGTCACGGTGAACGTGGTCCAGCTGATGAAAGGGAAGACGGCGCACGTGTACGTCTCGGTGCTGGGCAGCGACGAGGAAGCCGAGCAGACGATGGAGGCGCTGCGCTCGGCGAAGGGCTACGTGCGGCACGAGCTGGCGGAGCGGCTGCAGATGCACAAACCGCCCGACCTGGTGTTCCACCTCGACCGGTCGGACCAGATTCAGAAGAAGATCGAAGCGGTGCGGGCGCGCGAGCAGAAGAAGCAGGGCGGCGGGCGATGA
- a CDS encoding DUF6709 family protein: MWQNFIGQHVRRTNRNLLIVNLVIVLALCGLLAVSWGYLKSMFGTPPTMTAQQISANLQQLSGTIVTVNGDRSFSTGLQWTKGSQVLYEYAVLDTGDAFVVVKVSPGISGPRSFTGTVEDIPAEVRRRLLEDYHKEQPGAPDPFPPFLINAHDATREGWVGLVVGIPLALLAFWNLWKWRERASDITAHPAVRALKVAGQPWQAAQQIEGELPAAQEFNKLKVTASWVLAPTFFALHVRRLQDLVWVYGKVVRHYTYFIPTGKSWGIVICDANGAFEVPLKSEEMMGEAVAAIVQRVPYVIAGHTPELEGLYNGKRAEFIAAVQQRKTQAKGAAAST, from the coding sequence ATGTGGCAGAACTTCATCGGACAGCACGTCCGCCGCACCAACCGCAATCTTCTCATCGTCAACCTGGTCATCGTTCTCGCGCTCTGCGGCCTGCTCGCCGTCTCCTGGGGCTACCTCAAGAGCATGTTCGGCACGCCACCGACGATGACCGCGCAGCAGATATCCGCGAATCTCCAGCAACTCTCCGGCACCATCGTCACGGTGAACGGCGACCGCTCGTTCTCGACCGGGCTGCAATGGACCAAGGGCAGCCAGGTCCTCTACGAGTACGCTGTGCTCGACACCGGCGACGCCTTCGTCGTCGTCAAGGTCTCGCCCGGCATCTCCGGTCCGCGCTCCTTCACCGGCACGGTCGAAGACATCCCCGCCGAAGTCCGCCGCCGCCTGCTGGAGGACTACCACAAGGAGCAGCCCGGCGCCCCAGACCCCTTCCCGCCCTTCCTCATCAATGCGCACGACGCCACGCGCGAAGGCTGGGTCGGATTGGTCGTCGGCATCCCGCTCGCGCTGCTCGCGTTCTGGAACCTCTGGAAGTGGCGCGAGCGCGCCTCCGATATCACCGCCCACCCCGCCGTCCGCGCGCTCAAGGTCGCCGGCCAGCCCTGGCAGGCCGCTCAGCAGATCGAAGGCGAACTCCCCGCCGCGCAGGAATTCAACAAGCTCAAGGTCACCGCGAGCTGGGTGCTCGCGCCTACCTTCTTCGCGCTTCACGTCCGCCGCTTGCAGGACCTCGTGTGGGTCTACGGCAAGGTCGTCCGCCACTACACCTACTTCATCCCCACGGGAAAATCCTGGGGCATCGTGATCTGCGACGCCAACGGCGCCTTCGAAGTCCCGCTCAAGAGTGAAGAGATGATGGGCGAGGCCGTTGCCGCCATCGTGCAGCGCGTGCCCTACGTCATCGCCGGACACACGCCGGAGCTCGAAGGGCTCTACAACGGCAAGCGCGCCGAGTTCATCGCCGCCGTCCAACAGCGCAAGACCCAAGCCAAGGGCGCCGCCGCCTCGACGTAG
- the rimP gene encoding ribosome maturation factor RimP, protein MRAIAERVAKDLGLEIADVEFRGGAGKGGRLLRVYIEKAGAAQAGSTPDELVQYGVTHSDCEAVSREMSTILDVEDVIPGGAYLLEVSSPGLDRKLSKAEDFARFTGSRVKLMTREPVENNRHWEGRLEAFGEGRLTLDVTPEKRKNKPAPERRVIAVELGNVERANLVPEI, encoded by the coding sequence GTGAGGGCGATCGCGGAGCGGGTGGCGAAGGACCTGGGCCTGGAGATCGCCGACGTGGAGTTTCGCGGCGGGGCGGGCAAGGGTGGCCGGCTGCTGCGGGTGTACATCGAGAAGGCGGGCGCGGCGCAAGCCGGCAGCACGCCGGACGAGCTGGTGCAGTACGGGGTGACGCATTCGGATTGCGAGGCGGTCAGCCGGGAGATGAGCACGATCCTGGACGTGGAGGACGTGATCCCGGGCGGGGCGTACCTGCTGGAGGTGTCGTCGCCGGGGCTGGACCGGAAGTTGAGCAAGGCGGAAGATTTTGCGCGCTTCACCGGCAGCCGCGTGAAGCTGATGACGCGCGAGCCGGTGGAGAACAACCGGCACTGGGAAGGCAGACTGGAAGCGTTCGGCGAGGGCCGCTTGACGCTGGACGTGACGCCGGAGAAACGGAAGAACAAGCCGGCGCCCGAGCGGCGAGTGATCGCGGTGGAATTGGGCAACGTGGAGCGAGCGAACCTCGTTCCGGAGATCTAG
- a CDS encoding DUF503 domain-containing protein, with the protein MPIASLTLEIRIEHAQSLKDKRQVVRSLKDKLRAGFNVAVAELEPETQGMWNLATIGVVSVSDSRDYLRGLMEKVERAAARIANNAGAEIADSYVEIL; encoded by the coding sequence ATGCCGATCGCATCGCTGACGTTGGAGATACGGATCGAGCACGCGCAGTCGCTGAAGGACAAGCGGCAGGTGGTGCGCAGCCTGAAGGACAAGCTGCGCGCGGGGTTCAACGTGGCGGTGGCGGAGCTGGAGCCGGAGACGCAGGGGATGTGGAACCTGGCGACCATCGGCGTGGTCAGCGTGTCGGATTCGCGGGATTACCTGCGCGGGCTGATGGAGAAGGTGGAGCGGGCGGCGGCGCGGATCGCGAACAACGCAGGGGCGGAGATCGCGGATAGTTACGTGGAGATTCTCTAG
- the nusA gene encoding transcription termination factor NusA — MASALYQQIELLSREKGIDPAIVVGAVEDAIVVATRKYYKSTENLRAELDKESGQIRAFAVKAIVEGPEQIEDPNLQITLGDAKKVDPNAEVGGEVRFYKPTDVLGRIAAQLAKQVIFQKVREAERDTVFNEYSGRGNEILTATVKRVEGPDVIFDIGKAEARMPRKEQSRLESFAVGERVRVVLMRVEKNAKGPAVVVSRAAPELVQHLFQTEVPEIYDGTVVIRAIAREAGERTKIAVMSKDKDVDSVGACVGMKGMRVQSIIRELRGEKIDIIEYHEDPVTFAEKALQPAKVSRVSIVDAADKHLEVIVDDSQLSLAIGKKGQNVRLAAKLLGWKIDIKSEEEKRQEVEQQMAALVGTTTPLSNVKELGEGLMEKLAAAGISTVEALADMTPEQLEEIPGIGPKTIEKISLAVNNYFASLESSESAAPAAEAEGAEPVVEAAGGEASLDTTESSGLDAAASGETILPGVKPENSEYAEAAETGQALEADAIAGVENAPDADVAEVHTHGEENAAPEETVEPEEK, encoded by the coding sequence ATGGCGAGTGCGCTGTATCAACAGATCGAGCTGCTGAGCCGCGAGAAGGGGATCGACCCGGCGATCGTGGTGGGCGCGGTCGAGGACGCGATCGTGGTCGCGACGCGCAAGTACTACAAGTCGACGGAGAACCTGCGGGCGGAGCTGGACAAGGAGTCGGGGCAGATCCGGGCGTTCGCGGTGAAGGCGATCGTGGAAGGACCGGAGCAGATCGAGGACCCGAACCTGCAGATCACGCTGGGAGACGCGAAGAAGGTGGACCCGAACGCGGAGGTGGGCGGGGAGGTGCGGTTCTACAAGCCGACGGACGTGCTGGGGCGGATCGCGGCGCAGCTGGCAAAGCAGGTCATCTTCCAGAAGGTGCGCGAGGCCGAGCGCGACACGGTGTTCAACGAGTATTCGGGCCGGGGGAACGAGATCCTGACGGCGACGGTGAAGCGCGTGGAAGGTCCGGACGTGATCTTCGACATCGGCAAGGCGGAAGCGCGGATGCCGCGCAAGGAGCAGTCACGGCTGGAGTCGTTCGCGGTGGGTGAGCGGGTGCGCGTGGTGCTGATGCGGGTGGAGAAGAACGCGAAGGGTCCGGCGGTGGTGGTGTCGCGCGCGGCGCCGGAGCTGGTGCAGCACCTGTTCCAGACAGAAGTGCCGGAGATCTATGACGGGACGGTGGTGATCCGCGCGATCGCGCGCGAGGCGGGGGAGCGCACCAAGATCGCGGTGATGTCGAAGGACAAGGACGTGGATTCGGTGGGCGCGTGCGTCGGCATGAAGGGGATGCGCGTGCAGTCGATCATCCGCGAGCTGCGCGGGGAGAAGATCGACATCATCGAGTACCACGAAGACCCGGTGACGTTCGCGGAGAAGGCGCTGCAGCCGGCGAAGGTGAGCCGCGTCTCGATCGTGGACGCGGCCGACAAGCACCTGGAAGTGATCGTGGACGACTCGCAGCTGTCGCTGGCGATCGGCAAGAAGGGCCAGAACGTGCGGCTGGCGGCGAAGCTGCTGGGCTGGAAGATCGACATCAAGAGCGAAGAGGAGAAGCGGCAGGAGGTCGAGCAGCAGATGGCCGCGCTGGTGGGCACGACCACGCCGCTCTCGAACGTGAAGGAACTGGGCGAAGGCCTGATGGAGAAGCTGGCGGCGGCGGGCATCTCGACGGTGGAAGCGCTGGCGGACATGACGCCGGAGCAACTGGAGGAGATCCCGGGCATCGGGCCGAAGACGATCGAGAAGATCTCGCTGGCGGTGAACAATTATTTCGCCAGCCTGGAATCGAGCGAAAGCGCGGCGCCGGCAGCGGAAGCGGAAGGGGCGGAGCCAGTGGTCGAGGCGGCCGGCGGCGAGGCGTCGCTCGACACGACGGAGTCCAGCGGGCTGGACGCGGCGGCGTCGGGCGAGACGATCCTTCCCGGAGTGAAGCCGGAGAACTCGGAGTACGCCGAGGCGGCGGAGACCGGCCAGGCGCTGGAAGCGGACGCGATCGCGGGCGTGGAGAACGCGCCCGACGCGGACGTGGCCGAGGTCCACACGCACGGCGAGGAGAACGCGGCGCCGGAGGAGACGGTGGAGCCGGAGGAGAAGTGA
- a CDS encoding PilZ domain-containing protein gives MILRVHTPSDHAERRHPRVRVALPVEMRSGLMLALGTSSDLSEGGMLLASPIRVERDPELWLRFNLPNGHSVRTQARICHSQPDGRLGVSFDRLSPQDKFALAEALQRLLGYTRRGQRRARRLHITLRPVGSPDSEQEIAETILISPHGGLMLSRAHHKLLDQVTIAWPERRKQADARIVYRRSAGPGGLYELGFTFEDTDNFWEL, from the coding sequence ATGATCCTGCGCGTCCACACGCCCTCCGATCACGCCGAACGGCGCCATCCGCGCGTGCGCGTCGCCCTGCCCGTCGAGATGCGTAGCGGGCTGATGCTCGCGCTCGGCACCAGCTCCGACCTCAGCGAAGGTGGCATGCTGCTCGCCTCTCCCATCCGCGTGGAGCGCGATCCCGAGCTCTGGCTGCGCTTCAACCTGCCCAACGGACACTCCGTCCGCACCCAGGCCAGGATCTGCCATAGCCAGCCCGACGGCCGCCTCGGCGTCAGCTTCGACCGCCTCTCGCCCCAGGACAAGTTCGCCCTCGCCGAGGCCCTGCAGCGCCTGCTCGGCTACACCCGCCGCGGCCAGCGCCGCGCCCGGCGCCTGCACATCACGCTTCGCCCGGTCGGCTCGCCCGACAGCGAGCAGGAAATCGCCGAGACCATCCTCATCAGCCCCCACGGCGGCCTCATGCTCTCCCGCGCGCACCACAAGCTGCTCGACCAGGTCACCATCGCCTGGCCCGAGCGCCGCAAGCAGGCCGACGCCCGCATCGTCTATCGCCGCTCCGCCGGACCCGGCGGCCTCTACGAGCTCGGCTTCACCTTCGAAGACACCGACAACTTCTGGGAGCTCTGA
- a CDS encoding PilZ domain-containing protein: protein MATNQAKRERRRAHRVSTDIEVRYGANGELVLAAACDLSEHGIGLMGPRLYPIGTELDLRFRTPREGAGAGTLLFLRGTVRHAVGKRLGLRFAVVPEEARRALCQSVHQLDAP from the coding sequence ATGGCCACTAACCAAGCCAAGCGTGAGCGCCGCCGGGCGCACCGCGTTTCCACCGACATTGAAGTCCGCTACGGCGCCAACGGCGAGCTCGTCCTCGCCGCCGCCTGCGACTTGAGCGAGCACGGCATCGGTCTGATGGGGCCTCGCCTCTACCCCATCGGGACCGAGCTCGACCTTCGCTTCCGCACCCCGCGCGAGGGCGCCGGCGCCGGCACCCTGCTGTTCCTCCGCGGCACCGTGCGCCACGCCGTCGGCAAGCGGCTGGGACTCCGCTTCGCCGTCGTCCCGGAAGAGGCGCGGCGCGCGCTCTGCCAGTCGGTCCACCAGCTGGACGCGCCGTGA
- a CDS encoding bifunctional oligoribonuclease/PAP phosphatase NrnA, whose product MMGPAEQIGTLQGVVDQIERAERFVLTSHARPDGDAVGSVLGCWQVLDALGKKADIVLADEVPFIYKRLPFADRIVHAQKVNGNYETAILLECDSVERTRLEGLDRQILINIDHHLSGKPFAHINWIDPSACSCAELVYRLALKAGVKITPELATCLYAAVLTDTGSFCYQGTNERTFGLARELVRAGAEPSRIAQQVYFAAPTSKMRLLGAALTNLHREHSLAWMHVTREQFDRAEAEDEDAEGLVNYALGIAGVEAAAFFREMEDGRFRVSLRSKGLINVARIAEQFGGGGHACASGCAIEGPLSAASERILAQLRTQLGEIQIG is encoded by the coding sequence ATGATGGGTCCGGCGGAGCAGATCGGCACGCTGCAGGGAGTGGTGGACCAGATCGAGCGGGCGGAGCGGTTCGTGTTGACGTCGCACGCGCGGCCGGACGGCGACGCGGTCGGGTCGGTGCTGGGGTGCTGGCAGGTGCTGGACGCGCTGGGGAAGAAGGCCGACATCGTGCTGGCCGACGAAGTGCCGTTCATCTACAAGCGGCTGCCGTTCGCGGACCGCATCGTGCACGCGCAGAAGGTCAACGGGAACTACGAGACCGCGATCCTGCTGGAGTGCGATTCGGTCGAGCGCACGCGGCTGGAGGGGCTGGACCGGCAGATCCTGATCAACATCGACCACCACCTGAGCGGGAAGCCGTTCGCGCACATCAACTGGATCGATCCGAGCGCGTGCTCGTGCGCGGAGTTGGTGTACCGGCTGGCGCTGAAGGCCGGAGTGAAGATCACGCCGGAGCTGGCGACGTGCCTGTACGCCGCGGTGCTGACCGACACGGGCTCGTTCTGCTACCAGGGGACGAACGAGCGGACGTTCGGGCTGGCGCGGGAACTGGTGCGCGCGGGGGCGGAGCCGTCGCGCATCGCGCAGCAGGTGTACTTCGCCGCGCCGACCTCGAAGATGCGACTGCTGGGCGCGGCGCTGACCAACCTGCACCGCGAACACTCGCTGGCGTGGATGCACGTGACGCGCGAGCAGTTCGACCGCGCCGAGGCCGAAGACGAAGACGCCGAAGGCCTGGTGAACTACGCACTCGGCATCGCGGGGGTGGAGGCGGCGGCGTTCTTCCGCGAGATGGAAGACGGGCGCTTCCGCGTGAGCCTGCGGTCGAAGGGCCTGATCAACGTCGCAAGAATCGCGGAGCAGTTCGGCGGAGGCGGCCATGCGTGCGCCTCGGGATGCGCGATCGAGGGGCCGCTGTCGGCGGCGAGCGAGCGGATCCTGGCGCAGCTCAGGACGCAGCTGGGAGAGATACAGATCGGGTGA
- a CDS encoding glycosyltransferase family 39 protein gives MNSQKETWYEVATVAGSCLFLLYFGAAAIGLVGADEPRYAQIAREMLERGDWVTPTLYGHHWFEKPILYYWSAMVSYKIFGVSDWAARLPAATFAMGAVFAVWAFLRRFVPGARLDGALMTAGSVALIGFGRGAGPDMLLAACFTVAMLSWMAWYLESHPLLAEGALAKDGAPARVPGKRWLLAFYFFSALGMLAKGPVAPALAGAVVVLYALLRREPRTILRTLWLPGIALFLAVALPWYVLVQVRNAEFFRVFVLEHNVARFATNLYRHKQPFWYYAPVLLAGTLPWTFYWLAGMWDGVRNWRGRAGESPAPTPPMVEIRQFLVAWIVFVAVFFSISQSKLPGYILPALPACTMLTALYVQRKAGERANFTLLALHAAVPAALTAGVLLVPYALVRSANAPRATAGVLAALVFIGVSGTLWRRGLRMLRFVTLAPLMVLLAFLLRGAGPAVDAKTSYREVAAALDRIDNRSSQVAIYKLPRQAGYGLSYYRGKPVLWYDPNYFDQPRGIPEGNHMVVAPLGVEDSLANLTGKRVSKVGEFAPQKLAFYWVSAQSTVHGPQ, from the coding sequence TTGAACAGCCAAAAAGAGACCTGGTACGAAGTCGCGACGGTCGCGGGATCCTGCCTCTTCCTGCTGTACTTCGGGGCGGCGGCGATCGGGCTGGTCGGAGCGGACGAGCCGCGCTACGCGCAGATCGCGCGCGAGATGCTGGAGCGCGGCGACTGGGTCACGCCCACACTCTACGGACATCACTGGTTCGAGAAGCCGATCCTTTATTACTGGTCGGCGATGGTCTCCTACAAGATCTTCGGGGTGAGCGACTGGGCGGCACGCCTGCCGGCGGCGACGTTCGCGATGGGCGCGGTGTTCGCGGTGTGGGCGTTCCTGCGGCGGTTCGTGCCGGGCGCGCGGCTCGACGGCGCGCTGATGACTGCCGGCTCGGTGGCGCTGATCGGGTTCGGGCGCGGCGCCGGTCCGGACATGCTGCTGGCGGCGTGCTTCACGGTCGCGATGCTGAGTTGGATGGCGTGGTACCTGGAGTCCCACCCTTTGCTCGCGGAAGGCGCGCTCGCAAAGGATGGGGCACCCGCAAGAGTTCCAGGGAAGCGCTGGCTGCTGGCGTTCTACTTTTTCAGCGCGCTGGGGATGCTGGCGAAGGGTCCGGTGGCGCCGGCGCTGGCGGGAGCGGTCGTGGTGCTGTATGCGCTGCTGCGGCGCGAGCCGCGGACCATCCTGCGGACGCTGTGGTTGCCGGGGATCGCGCTGTTCCTGGCGGTGGCGCTGCCGTGGTACGTGCTGGTGCAGGTGAGGAACGCGGAGTTCTTCCGGGTGTTCGTGCTGGAGCACAACGTGGCGCGGTTTGCGACCAACCTGTATCGGCACAAGCAGCCGTTCTGGTACTACGCGCCGGTGCTGCTGGCGGGGACGCTGCCGTGGACGTTCTATTGGCTGGCGGGGATGTGGGACGGAGTGAGGAACTGGCGTGGACGCGCCGGCGAGTCGCCGGCGCCCACCCCACCGATGGTTGAGATACGTCAGTTCCTGGTGGCGTGGATCGTGTTCGTGGCGGTGTTCTTTTCGATCTCGCAGTCGAAGCTGCCGGGGTACATCCTGCCGGCGCTGCCGGCGTGCACGATGCTGACGGCGCTGTACGTGCAGCGGAAGGCGGGCGAGCGGGCGAACTTCACGCTGCTGGCGCTGCATGCGGCGGTGCCGGCGGCGCTGACGGCGGGGGTGCTGCTGGTGCCGTACGCGCTGGTGCGGAGCGCGAACGCGCCGCGCGCGACGGCGGGCGTGCTGGCGGCGCTGGTGTTCATCGGGGTGAGCGGGACGTTGTGGCGGCGCGGGCTGCGGATGCTGCGGTTCGTCACGCTGGCGCCGCTGATGGTGCTGCTGGCGTTCCTGCTGCGCGGGGCGGGGCCGGCGGTGGATGCGAAGACCTCGTACCGCGAGGTGGCGGCGGCGCTGGACCGCATCGACAACCGGAGCTCGCAGGTGGCGATCTACAAGCTGCCGCGGCAGGCGGGATACGGGCTCTCGTACTACCGCGGGAAGCCGGTCCTGTGGTACGACCCGAACTATTTCGACCAGCCGCGCGGGATCCCCGAGGGCAACCACATGGTGGTGGCGCCGCTGGGCGTGGAAGATTCGCTCGCGAACCTGACCGGGAAGCGGGTGTCGAAGGTGGGAGAGTTCGCGCCGCAGAAGCTGGCGTTCTACTGGGTCAGTGCCCAGTCCACAGTCCACGGTCCACAGTAG